From Punica granatum isolate Tunisia-2019 chromosome 1, ASM765513v2, whole genome shotgun sequence:
ATCTCGTCAACTCTCCGCGAGTCGAAGATGGCAGGTCACCCGGCGCAACTCCCACTCCAAATATGTCCATCCAAaccgagcttactcatctcagAGCTGAAAGAGATCATCTTCGTCGAGAAGTCGCAGAGAAGGACGAGCAGCTTGTTGATCAGCGCCAACtacagagagagctcgcccAGACCCGTGCCGAGCTACAGAGGTGCGATCAGGAATTGGCACGAGTAAACGCCGctttggagaggtctaggaaaagGGCCCGCGGGGGTCCATATACaccctaggatagacaccccCGCTAGACCCTCGAACTAGGGCTTTCCACGGCGATGGTTACTTGGTTCCCGGGAGTGGTGGAAGATCGATTTAGgactatttcttttaaaaatttgcattgtatttTGGATCGTTCGGAGTCAATACAAATGACAGCAttagttttcaaatttcatgCATTTCATGCATCTCCTCTTTTATTCAATACCTTATTCATTTTAAACAGAATCTTTACTCACGCACTTATGGAATTTAGGTGTTAACAACTGGCGGCACCTCATCGATATCCCACTCGTtttcagcaaagaatggcagaagaaaatcaattagcTGTCTTTGAGGAAGATACGCCTATCGCCCCAATTCATTCTCAAGCACCGACTATGCATGCGCCACCACCACCCGTGTCGCCTGCAGGCGTGCCACCAGCACATCGGGGAGCTTCCCCGACTCATCTTCAGCCACTTGTATCTTCGGGCCCACACCCGGCATATTCAGGAGGGCAGCCATCTTCCGCAACTGATGATCGTGCACGTATTGCAGTACTTGAGAGCACGGTCAATCAACTGGCTGCCACCATGGCCACCAATatggccgagctcatggccctactcaaaggcccaaatcgcgcttcttcgagcttcacCCCACCTCCTGGGTACGGGCCAGCGGTCGATCCAAGCCCATGGGCCCAGCCGACCTTGATCCCCGATAATGGAGATACGTCTGCCCCAACGATAGTGAACGCACCGGCGGCCCATCCGGTTAACAATCTTCCAGTACCACCTGCTTCAGCGACGATGTTGGAACCACCTACGCTCATACCTCCACCGATCTCCACATCAGTCCCGGTTCCGGTCTCTGCGTCGGTCCCAGCTCCGACTTCCGCTGTCCCACCGCCGATCATATTCCTGCCTACAACTGCCCAGGCTCCTGCTCACACTGCTGAACCTCCCCcgtaccaagctccacaaccccatatcggcctttcttaccaagctccacctcccataaatatagcctactctgaaccgggcacgccgaacCACGCGGCCCCTAGAGCTCCACCCACAAATTTTCTCCCGGAAACGGAGACTGAATAGGAATAGAGATTGAAGAAGTTGGAAGAGAATATCCGAGCCCTACAATCAGGCGGCTCCCGCCTCGATGCCGGCGACGGCGATTGGAGTCTTTTCCCAAGCATGCAGCTACCCCCAAAGATTAAGGTGCCTGAATTCCAGAGATACTACGGCACGACCGACCCTCGTCACCATCTCCATCACTACCGGGGAAAAATCCTGCAGTACTGGGACTACGAAGAGTTTGTCATCCATACGTTCCAGGATAGTTTGGCAGGAGCGGCTCTGGATTGGTACATGTCACTAAAAGCTGCAGATATCCCCACGTGGGCAGACCTCTCAagcaaattcatcgaccagtacagGTACTGTGCGGAGACGCCCCCGACTCTGCTGGAGCTCAGCACGATGGAGATGACCGAGGACCAGGGCTTCGAGGCCTATGCAGTGAAGTGGCGAGCTAGAGCGGCGAAGCACGTCCCTCCGATCAGTGAGGCACAGCAGAtccaattattccactccactCTTAAAGGGGCCTACTACTTGCACTTGTTGGCCCACACGTCTTCATTCTCTAACCTTATCGACGCCGGAAAGAAGCTCGACATCGGCATTAAGCTCGGCAAGATAGAAGGTCCGGTCGAGAAAAAGGAGGAAGAGTCCTCGAAAAGGGCCGCCACTAGGACAGCGGGAAACAGGAGAGGGAAAGACACGTCCGTCAACGCTGTCAACTCAGGGCACCAGGCTCCCCAGCAATATTCCATAAGCTACACGCCCGCACCACCGGCCACTCAAGCGTATGCCCCACCTTCGGTGCATTATCAACAACAACCCCCAACACAGCAAGCTTACTATTCTGCTCCGCCGGCTTCCTTTCCGTCGTCGGTCCCGCAGCAATACGCCCATAATTATGCCCCTGCTCCTCCTACGATTCAACAAAGTAggcccccggcttcgagaactcctcagccgGTGCAACGGGCTCCGGCTCCGCAGGACCAACAGGGCATCGCAACACAAACGCGGCGTAAACAGTTCACACCTCTGCCGGCTCCGCTCTCCTACATATACCGGCAACTCCTCGCGGGTAACAAGATCCGATCGATAGCACCTAACCCTGATTTTgacccaaccatccaagatcagagTCGGCGCTGCGAGTACCATCAGGGCGCGCCCGGTCACACCACTGACAATTGTTGGAAACTACGGGAGAGGATCCAACAGTTGATTGATGACAAGCAACTCACGttcaacgccgtcaaacccctgaacgtgcaatcaaatcctcttcccgatCACGGGTCGAGCTCGGGACCCAGCATTAACATGATCGGTGTTTGCGCTATAGGGGAGTACGAGACCGGACAGGAGGCACCTGCCCCGTTTGTGATCGAATATGTTCCTGTAGAAGCTGGTGTAGGGTACGCAGGGTTCGATGCCACGCCCACCCCATTCGTGATAGAAGTCCCCGCACGAGAGCCATATCAAGACAGCAAGGTCCCGTGGACCTACGAGGGAAGTGTTGGGAACCTCGAGAGTCAATTTagcgtcatgggcgtgacgcgcGCGGGTCGAGTCTATGAAAATCCGAAGGCTgcaaacaaagggaaagccctgACAGTGCCCGGAGTCGCCCCGGAAGCTTCGTCCATTCCCCAGAAGAAggtgactgaagaagaagctgaggcCTTCATGAAGATTATCAAGGCAAGCGAATACAAGGTCGTTGAACAAATGGGCAAATCTCCAGCCCACATTTCACTACTCGCCCTCCTCTTAGGTTCAGAGCCACATCGTGAAGCGCTTCTGAAGGTCCTGACAGCAGCGCAGATCCCCAAAGAGACGGCTCCGGAGCGGATTGAGGAGACTATCAGTTCGATCTTCTCCAACAACATTTCATTTTCAGATGATGAACTTCCCTCAGAAGGGTGGGCACACTCGCGGGCactacacattgtctgcaagtgcaataacTTTATCAtcggtcgagtcatgatcgacaatggcTTGGCACTCAATGTTTGTCCGGTTTCCACgctgaagcagatgaacgtggactttAACCGCATCTGTCCGAGCAAAACtgcggttcgagccttcgacggctcgcGGAGGGAAGTAAATGGAGAGATCGACCTGGTGATCGAGGTGGGTCCCTGCTCATTCGCTGTTACGTTCCAAGTCCTAGACATTCCGAATGCTTTCAgcttgttgctcgggagaccgtgGATCCATGCAGCTggcgccgttccttcgtcCCTACACCAAAGGATCAAATTCATCGCAGAAGATCGACTTATCACGATCAAGGGTGAGGAGGACTACGCCATTTACAAGGAGACAACTGTTCCCTACATCAGTATCGGGGACGATCAAaacctccccttccattcatttgaaaccatctccgtcattcgagactacggagagattGGTCCAACTCGCGCTGACCGTATGGTGGGGAAGGTTTTGctgcgccacaattacatcccCGGCACCGGACTCGGAGCACATGGGCaggggatcaaccgccccatcgaggtcgaagagtacaagaacaggaggggactcggttttcaCCCTTCCTGTCACGAGATTATTGAGGCCCGCAGGGGCAAGCACCTTCACCGTCTCGCTGCACGCTATgggaagatcaacaggggcatcccgGTTCAGCCGCTCTCCTACTTTTTTCCTGGGCCTCCACACATCGTCGGAGGTACACTTGACGGTCTCTCCTCGGATTCAGACAGCGAGCCTGTTGACCTGCCAAACATatgcgccgtcaccgaggagacaaCTCCAGGGGCTTACATCCGCCtcgcgcaggaaaatgagaaactcaacaactggaccttAGTCCCGCGTTACTCGGTtgtaatcgccgatgtgtaaggccatCTATGTTTTGATATTCTCCGCGTGTCAGcatagccataagccacacgacggaagagggattcttgttatggcattgcgccctcatcattaataaaatccctacatgcatttttcagAATTCTCGTGTctactttctctttctctctcacttattcgcagcactttaaagtttctaagacaatttatttaaatcgccaggctccactcgaatctgagtcttcgacgcgtcgattcgaacccatccgaggaactccttgaagagtcccgacccatatacttcggggaaggactcgacgaggatggtcgagtgcccgagatagaagagagtttgcgccgccttgagaaccgccaactcacttccgtggagccgacagaggagatcaatgtgggtaccgaagaagaacctcgcatcctaaagatcggGACAGGTCTCGACCCTACACAACGAGCCAGGATGATAGAATTTTTAACCGActaccaagaggtctttgcttggtcctacgccgacatgccgggcttagatccgtcgatagtcaagcacttcctACCGCTTGATACAGAGAGGTTTCCACCCAAGCGACAGCACTTACGGCGGCAACGtgccggccttctcctccgcatcaaagaggagatTATTAAACAGATCAACGCAGGGTTCCTGGAGGtttgcaattattctgaatgggtagcgaataTCGTGCCCgtggagaagaaggatggaagagttagagtctgcgtcgactacagagacctcaacaaagccAGTCCCAAAGGTAACTTCCCCCTACCTCACATTGACGTTTTAGTCGACaacacagcacgccacacgttgttctccttcatggatggcttctccggatataaccagattcggatggccgaagaagacaagatcaagacgacgttcagcacaatgtggggcactttctattaccgagtcatgcccttcg
This genomic window contains:
- the LOC116203770 gene encoding uncharacterized protein LOC116203770 — protein: MQLPPKIKVPEFQRYYGTTDPRHHLHHYRGKILQYWDYEEFVIHTFQDSLAGAALDWYMSLKAADIPTWADLSSKFIDQYRYCAETPPTLLELSTMEMTEDQGFEAYAVKWRARAAKHVPPISEAQQIQLFHSTLKGAYYLHLLAHTSSFSNLIDAGKKLDIGIKLGKIEGPVEKKEEESSKRAATRTAGNRRGKDTSVNAVNSGHQAPQQYSISYTPAPPATQAYAPPSVHYQQQPPTQQAYYSAPPASFPSSVPQQYAHNYAPAPPTIQQSRPPASRTPQPVQRAPAPQDQQGIATQTRRKQFTPLPAPLSYIYRQLLAGNKIRSIAPNPDFDPTIQDQSRRCEYHQGAPGHTTDNCWKLRERIQQLIDDKQLTFNAVKPLNVQSNPLPDHGSSSGPSINMIGVCAIGEYETGQEAPAPFVIEYVPVEAGVGYAGFDATPTPFVIEVPAREPYQDSKVPWTYEGSVGNLESQFSVMGVTRAGRVYENPKAANKGKALTVPGVAPEASSIPQKKVTEEEAEAFMKIIKASEYKVVEQMGKSPAHISLLALLLGSEPHREALLKVLTAAQIPKETAPERIEETISSIFSNNISFSDDELPSEGWAHSRALHIVCKCNNFIIGRVMIDNGLALNVCPVSTLKQMNVDFNRICPSKTAVRAFDGSRREVNGEIDLVIEVGPCSFAVTFQVLDIPNAFSLLLGRPWIHAAGAVPSSLHQRIKFIAEDRLITIKGEEDYAIYKETTVPYINSEPVDLPNICAVTEETTPGAYIRLAQENEKLNNWTLVPRYSVVIADV